One window of the Archangium primigenium genome contains the following:
- a CDS encoding LysR family transcriptional regulator → MDIEELRTFVEVADAGGVSPAARRLGVSKSMVSRRLARLEEGLGVQLLARTTHGAALTEAGVAFREHAARVCAEIDAAREVILPSGDLRGRLRIAAPLSFGSNSFAALLADMARRHPRLQIHTSYSDRFVDLIAEGYDCAIRVGYLPESSLLARRVGTFNGRLVASPDYIQAHGAPETPEDILAHEALMQGTEAWHFVEGDKSITIRPQGRFKADNGIALAEAAKAGLGIAYLPDGLTDEAIRSGALVPLMTRFPPPPAGVYVIRPPGQNPARKIRVLTEMLSQWCEHAPRSAKAAAG, encoded by the coding sequence TTGGATATCGAAGAGCTGAGAACGTTCGTGGAGGTGGCCGATGCCGGGGGGGTTTCTCCCGCCGCGCGTCGGCTCGGGGTATCCAAGTCGATGGTCAGTCGGCGGCTGGCCCGACTGGAGGAGGGTCTGGGTGTCCAGCTGCTCGCACGCACCACCCACGGCGCCGCGCTCACGGAAGCGGGGGTCGCGTTCCGGGAGCATGCCGCCAGGGTCTGCGCCGAGATCGACGCCGCGAGGGAAGTCATCCTCCCCTCCGGCGACCTTCGTGGCCGCCTGCGGATCGCCGCGCCGCTCTCCTTCGGCTCGAACTCCTTCGCCGCCTTGCTGGCGGACATGGCGCGGCGCCATCCCCGGCTCCAGATCCACACCAGCTACAGTGATCGCTTCGTCGATCTCATCGCCGAGGGCTACGACTGCGCGATACGGGTCGGCTATCTCCCCGAGTCCAGTCTGCTCGCCAGGCGCGTGGGAACCTTCAACGGCAGGCTCGTCGCGAGTCCGGACTACATCCAGGCGCATGGCGCACCCGAGACGCCGGAAGACATCCTCGCCCATGAAGCCCTCATGCAAGGCACCGAGGCGTGGCACTTCGTGGAGGGAGACAAGAGCATCACGATTCGGCCGCAAGGACGCTTCAAGGCCGACAACGGCATCGCCTTGGCCGAGGCCGCCAAGGCGGGGCTCGGGATCGCCTACCTGCCCGATGGCCTCACCGACGAAGCCATCCGCTCCGGCGCGCTCGTGCCGCTCATGACCCGGTTCCCACCGCCCCCGGCGGGCGTGTATGTCATTCGTCCGCCAGGTCAGAATCCCGCGAGGAAGATCCGGGTGCTCACCGAGATGTTGAGCCAATGGTGCGAACACGCTCCGCGTTCCGCGAAGGCCGCCGCTGGCTGA
- a CDS encoding hydrolase, protein MTFRNGLKSLLRPEDSVLVLIDHQPFQLANLNSHDPQMVVNNSAGLAKAAKAFNVPTILTSVIAERGGFIFPQITEVFPDQEVIDRTFVNTWEDQKVVDAVKATGRKQLIIAGLWTEVCVAMPVIQALGEGWDVTVVTDASGGASVEAHEVAIQRMIRAGANVMTWLAVASEWQRDWARLETAARLTEVLKEHAAGTGIAYLWEQQLLHTPVPTTAG, encoded by the coding sequence ATGACCTTTCGCAACGGCCTCAAGTCGCTTCTTCGTCCCGAAGACTCCGTGCTCGTGCTGATCGACCATCAGCCCTTCCAGCTCGCGAACCTGAACAGCCACGATCCGCAGATGGTGGTCAACAACTCGGCGGGGCTGGCGAAGGCGGCCAAGGCCTTCAATGTCCCCACCATCCTCACGAGCGTCATCGCCGAGCGGGGCGGCTTCATCTTCCCGCAGATCACCGAGGTGTTTCCGGATCAGGAAGTGATCGACCGGACCTTCGTCAACACCTGGGAGGATCAGAAGGTGGTGGACGCGGTCAAGGCGACGGGCCGCAAGCAGCTGATCATCGCTGGCCTGTGGACCGAGGTGTGCGTCGCGATGCCGGTGATCCAGGCCCTGGGCGAAGGCTGGGACGTGACGGTCGTCACCGATGCGTCGGGGGGCGCTTCGGTCGAGGCCCATGAGGTCGCCATCCAGCGCATGATCAGGGCCGGCGCGAACGTGATGACCTGGCTGGCGGTGGCGTCCGAATGGCAGCGCGACTGGGCCCGGCTGGAGACGGCGGCCCGGCTGACGGAGGTGCTCAAGGAGCACGCGGCCGGCACCGGCATCGCCTACCTGTGGGAGCAGCAGCTGCTCCACACGCCGGTGCCGACCACCGCGGGCTGA
- a CDS encoding immunity 26/phosphotriesterase HocA family protein: MPRIYKPGSFLRIPLADGSFGYGRVLKMPHEAYHDYRTDTPDSDLDRIASTPILFKIMVRHMEERAWELIGWRKLEEQSSQPIVQFMQDIGNFRDCTIFDTVGNERSAEPQECVGLERSAVWEEVGVEERLLDAFTGRPNASVERLKVRLK, encoded by the coding sequence ATGCCGCGAATCTACAAACCGGGCTCGTTCTTGAGAATCCCCCTGGCCGACGGTTCTTTCGGTTACGGCAGGGTGCTCAAAATGCCGCATGAGGCCTATCACGACTACAGGACCGACACTCCAGATTCAGACCTGGATCGAATCGCCTCCACGCCCATCCTCTTCAAGATCATGGTTCGCCATATGGAGGAGAGAGCCTGGGAACTCATTGGGTGGAGAAAGCTGGAGGAGCAGTCTTCTCAACCAATCGTCCAGTTCATGCAGGACATTGGGAACTTCCGCGACTGCACGATCTTCGACACCGTCGGCAATGAGAGAAGCGCGGAGCCCCAGGAGTGTGTCGGGCTTGAGCGCTCGGCTGTCTGGGAAGAGGTGGGGGTTGAGGAACGCCTGCTCGATGCCTTCACGGGGCGGCCCAACGCCTCGGTGGAGCGCTTGAAGGTGCGCCTGAAATAG